The following coding sequences are from one Streptomyces dengpaensis window:
- a CDS encoding DUF664 domain-containing protein, with protein sequence MGPAGTRGRPVRRHGRRTRLDAGIAGTACPARVVAGRFQTPDQAPSLGRILFHLLQEYARHLGHLDIARELIDGETGE encoded by the coding sequence GTGGGGCCCGCCGGTACGCGTGGGCGCCCCGTCCGACGTCACGGTCGTCGAACTCGCCTCGACGCAGGCATAGCCGGGACGGCATGTCCCGCCCGAGTCGTCGCAGGCAGGTTCCAGACGCCCGACCAGGCCCCCTCCCTCGGAAGGATCCTGTTCCACCTGCTTCAGGAGTACGCACGCCACCTCGGCCACCTCGACATCGCCCGAGAGCTCATCGACGGGGAGACAGGCGAGTAA
- a CDS encoding RNA polymerase sigma-70 factor, protein MNKAEEFEELRPLLFSIAYRILGSVGEAEDAVQETWLRFDGSATRPRSIKAYLSAVVTRISIDVLRSARVRREEYVGPWFPEPLLSDPYQDPARSVELADSVSMAALLLLERLSPLERAVFVLREVFAFGFDEVGAAVGRSESACRQLLVRARRHMEAGRPRFEADRQERQELATRFFDALKDGDVGGLRDLLAADVQLVSDGGGKAPQLAKAVMGADNVARVLGTAFPWLIRIDVSFEPHEVNGQPGAIFRDRDGKVLHTLALEVLDGQIQTIRAVINPDKLGHLGPVADAWAIDREVKRARRQPN, encoded by the coding sequence GTGAACAAGGCCGAGGAGTTCGAGGAGCTGCGGCCGCTGCTGTTTTCGATCGCCTATCGGATTCTGGGCAGTGTGGGTGAGGCCGAGGACGCGGTGCAGGAGACATGGCTGCGCTTTGACGGCTCGGCGACCCGGCCCAGGTCGATCAAGGCTTATCTCTCGGCCGTGGTGACGCGCATCTCGATCGATGTACTGCGCTCCGCGCGGGTGCGGCGGGAGGAGTACGTGGGCCCGTGGTTTCCCGAGCCGCTGCTGAGCGATCCGTATCAGGATCCGGCGCGGTCGGTGGAACTGGCCGACTCGGTGTCGATGGCGGCGCTGCTGCTGTTGGAGCGGCTCAGCCCGCTGGAGCGGGCGGTGTTTGTGCTGCGGGAGGTGTTCGCCTTCGGGTTCGACGAGGTCGGCGCGGCGGTGGGGCGTTCGGAGTCGGCGTGCCGGCAGCTGCTGGTGCGGGCGCGTCGCCATATGGAGGCCGGGCGCCCGCGTTTCGAAGCGGACCGGCAGGAGCGGCAGGAGCTGGCGACGCGGTTCTTCGACGCGCTGAAGGACGGCGATGTGGGCGGGCTGCGGGATCTGCTGGCCGCCGATGTGCAGCTGGTCTCGGACGGCGGCGGCAAGGCCCCACAGCTGGCCAAGGCCGTCATGGGCGCGGACAACGTGGCCCGGGTGCTGGGCACGGCCTTCCCTTGGCTGATCCGGATCGACGTGTCGTTCGAGCCGCACGAGGTCAACGGCCAGCCCGGCGCGATCTTCCGCGACCGGGACGGCAAGGTGCTCCACACCCTGGCCCTCGAAGTGCTCGACGGGCAGATTCAGACCATCCGCGCCGTGATCAACCCCGACAAGCTCGGCCACCTCGGGCCGGTCGCCGACGCCTGGGCCATCGACCGCGAGGTGAAGCGGGCGCGTCGGCAGCCGAACTGA
- a CDS encoding carboxymuconolactone decarboxylase family protein: MDARLNYFADPTAGKALKYMMSAGKALKESPLPTATQELVALRVSQINGCAVCIDMHTKEAAAAGETSVRLNLVAAWREATVFTDAERAALALAEEGTRVADAAAGVSDGVWAYAAKHYDEEQLTALVLLVSFMNMANRLNIIAQQPAGDYEPGQFH; the protein is encoded by the coding sequence ATGGACGCGCGACTGAACTACTTCGCCGACCCGACCGCCGGCAAGGCCCTCAAGTACATGATGTCGGCGGGCAAAGCGCTCAAGGAATCGCCGCTGCCGACCGCCACGCAGGAGCTGGTGGCGCTTCGCGTAAGTCAGATCAACGGCTGCGCCGTCTGTATCGACATGCACACCAAGGAGGCCGCCGCTGCCGGCGAGACCTCGGTGCGGCTGAACCTGGTCGCGGCTTGGCGGGAGGCCACGGTCTTCACCGACGCCGAGCGTGCCGCGCTGGCGCTGGCCGAGGAGGGGACCCGGGTCGCGGACGCGGCCGCTGGGGTCAGCGACGGAGTGTGGGCCTACGCCGCCAAGCACTACGACGAGGAGCAGCTCACCGCCCTGGTGCTCCTGGTCTCCTTCATGAACATGGCGAACCGGCTGAACATCATCGCCCAGCAGCCGGCCGGCGACTACGAGCCCGGGCAGTTCCACTGA
- a CDS encoding MFS transporter, whose protein sequence is MDGDRRGWRQCLLSGAVFAVCMAGTTLPTPLYGLYQEKFGFSELTVTVVYAVYAFGVIGVLLLAGNASDAVGRRPLLLWGLVFAAASAVCFLCATGLGWLYGGRLLSGLSAGLFTGAATAYVMELAPYGGAFRATFVATAANMGGLGCGPLLAGVLAQYAAWPLYLPFVVHLALVACSAAVLLWLPETVRERRSLSTVRPQRPSLPPQVRAVFGPAGIASFVGFALFGVFTSVSPAFLAQSLNVRNRAVEGLVVALAFFASTAGQLAVGRVGVGRALPLGCAALLAGLALLAGALRWDLLLLVVLSAIVGGAGQGLAFRGALSAVAEACPANRRAAVISTLFVVAYAGISVPVIGVGVLASPLGLEGAGLVFIACMAVLVSTAGVYLLRRPVSARA, encoded by the coding sequence ATGGACGGTGATCGCCGAGGGTGGCGCCAGTGTTTGCTCAGCGGTGCGGTGTTCGCCGTGTGTATGGCCGGCACCACGCTGCCGACTCCCCTCTACGGCCTCTACCAGGAGAAGTTCGGGTTCTCCGAGCTGACGGTCACCGTCGTGTACGCCGTGTACGCCTTCGGGGTCATCGGCGTACTGCTGCTGGCGGGCAACGCCTCGGACGCCGTGGGCAGGCGTCCGCTGCTGCTGTGGGGCCTGGTATTCGCGGCGGCGAGCGCCGTCTGCTTCCTGTGCGCCACCGGGCTGGGCTGGCTGTACGGGGGGCGGCTGCTGTCGGGACTGTCCGCCGGTCTGTTCACCGGGGCTGCCACGGCGTACGTGATGGAGTTGGCGCCGTACGGTGGCGCCTTCCGGGCGACGTTCGTGGCGACGGCCGCCAATATGGGCGGGCTGGGCTGCGGCCCGCTGCTCGCCGGAGTGCTCGCGCAGTACGCTGCCTGGCCGCTGTACCTGCCGTTCGTCGTGCACCTCGCCCTGGTGGCCTGCTCGGCCGCCGTCCTGCTGTGGCTCCCGGAGACCGTACGGGAGCGGCGGTCGCTGAGCACCGTACGGCCGCAACGGCCCAGCCTGCCCCCGCAGGTGCGGGCGGTGTTCGGGCCGGCGGGGATCGCCTCGTTCGTGGGGTTCGCCTTGTTCGGGGTGTTCACGTCGGTCAGCCCGGCGTTCCTCGCGCAGTCCCTGAACGTGCGCAACCGCGCCGTCGAGGGGCTGGTCGTCGCGCTGGCCTTCTTCGCCTCGACCGCCGGTCAACTGGCCGTCGGCCGCGTCGGGGTGGGGCGAGCGCTGCCACTGGGCTGCGCCGCACTCCTCGCCGGGCTGGCGCTGCTCGCGGGCGCGCTGCGATGGGACCTGCTGTTGCTGGTGGTGCTGAGCGCGATCGTCGGCGGGGCCGGGCAGGGGCTGGCGTTCCGCGGGGCGCTGTCCGCGGTGGCCGAGGCGTGTCCCGCGAACCGGCGCGCGGCGGTGATCTCGACGCTGTTCGTGGTGGCTTACGCGGGCATCTCGGTGCCGGTGATCGGCGTGGGTGTACTGGCGAGTCCGCTCGGCCTGGAGGGCGCGGGGCTGGTGTTCATCGCGTGCATGGCCGTCCTGGTCTCGACCGCGGGCGTCTACCTGCTCCGACGGCCGGTATCAGCGAGGGCGTGA
- a CDS encoding GNAT family N-acetyltransferase produces the protein MTQQAAAPVVEDAADRHRYEIHVDGELAGFTAYRDHGDQRVFYLTKIDDSFAGQGLASVLVREALTDVRAAGKHIVPVCPYVAKYLGKHEEFTDITDPVTPEIRQWLDEALK, from the coding sequence ATGACACAACAGGCCGCCGCCCCTGTCGTCGAGGACGCAGCCGACAGGCACCGCTACGAAATCCATGTCGACGGCGAGCTCGCCGGCTTCACCGCCTACCGCGACCACGGCGATCAGCGTGTCTTCTACCTCACCAAGATCGACGATTCGTTCGCCGGACAGGGACTGGCCTCCGTCCTCGTACGGGAGGCGCTGACCGACGTACGCGCAGCCGGCAAGCACATCGTGCCCGTCTGCCCCTACGTGGCGAAGTACCTGGGCAAGCATGAGGAGTTCACCGACATCACCGATCCTGTGACCCCGGAGATCCGGCAGTGGCTCGATGAAGCGCTGAAGTGA
- a CDS encoding pirin family protein, whose protein sequence is MSNTEVKPAEVRSGATPDGDSTTRVQVLAARDVPLGGPRAMTVRRTLPQRARTLIGAWCFADHYGPDDVAETGGMDVAPHPHTGLQTVSWLFSGEIEHRDSLGSHAFVRPGELNLMTGGFGICHSEVSTPQTTVLHGVQLWVALPDAHRNTGRDFHHYVPNVVKVDGGEAKVFLGSLAGDRSPVRTFTPLLGAELTLEPGATTTLAVDPGFEHGVLVDRGEVHMAGALLQPAELGYAAPGEATLTLTNETDADARMLLLGGPPFEEEIVMWWNFIGRSHEDIVQAREAWQQASDRFGRVEGYDGDRLPAPALPNATITPRKNPALPWKGTR, encoded by the coding sequence GTGAGCAACACAGAGGTCAAACCGGCTGAGGTGCGCTCCGGTGCCACGCCGGACGGTGATTCCACGACCCGAGTCCAGGTCCTTGCCGCGCGCGACGTGCCGCTGGGCGGCCCTCGGGCGATGACGGTGCGCCGCACGCTGCCCCAGCGGGCCCGGACGCTGATCGGCGCCTGGTGCTTCGCTGATCACTACGGCCCCGACGACGTCGCCGAGACGGGCGGCATGGACGTCGCTCCCCACCCGCACACCGGGCTGCAGACGGTGAGCTGGCTGTTCAGCGGGGAGATCGAGCACCGCGACAGCCTGGGCAGCCATGCGTTCGTCAGGCCAGGTGAGCTGAACCTCATGACCGGCGGCTTCGGGATCTGCCACTCGGAGGTCTCCACCCCCCAGACGACCGTGCTGCACGGCGTGCAGCTGTGGGTGGCGCTGCCCGACGCGCACCGGAACACCGGCCGGGACTTCCATCACTACGTGCCGAACGTGGTCAAAGTCGACGGGGGCGAGGCCAAGGTTTTCCTGGGCTCCCTCGCCGGCGACAGGTCCCCCGTCCGTACCTTCACCCCGCTGCTGGGCGCTGAACTGACTCTTGAGCCCGGCGCCACCACGACGCTCGCTGTCGACCCTGGGTTCGAGCACGGCGTTCTCGTCGACCGCGGCGAGGTCCACATGGCCGGAGCGCTCCTGCAACCGGCCGAACTCGGCTATGCGGCCCCGGGCGAGGCGACGCTGACGCTGACGAACGAGACGGATGCGGACGCCCGGATGCTGCTGCTCGGTGGGCCACCGTTCGAGGAAGAGATCGTGATGTGGTGGAACTTCATCGGCCGCAGCCACGAAGACATCGTTCAGGCCCGGGAAGCATGGCAGCAGGCGTCGGACCGCTTCGGCCGGGTCGAGGGATACGACGGGGACAGGCTTCCCGCGCCCGCCTTGCCCAACGCAACCATCACGCCCCGGAAGAACCCCGCACTGCCCTGGAAGGGAACACGATGA
- a CDS encoding carboxymuconolactone decarboxylase family protein, translating to MTEAATATRAGRIFIDKQSPAAYQALTSAAETVRAVAAEAGLDRILVELVNLRVSQLNGCAYCLSLHTRAALHAGETTQRLGVLPAWRDTELFTPRERAALALAEATTYLTDATAQEAAYAEAGLILTDDEISAVTWVAITMNAFNRVSIMSKHPVRSASKLPPA from the coding sequence GTGACGGAAGCGGCAACGGCGACCCGGGCCGGGCGCATCTTTATCGACAAGCAGAGCCCGGCGGCCTACCAGGCGTTGACCTCGGCCGCTGAAACAGTCCGCGCGGTCGCCGCCGAGGCGGGTCTCGACCGGATACTCGTCGAGCTGGTCAACCTGCGCGTCTCGCAGCTCAACGGCTGCGCCTACTGCCTCAGCCTGCACACCAGGGCCGCACTGCACGCGGGCGAGACGACGCAGCGCCTCGGTGTACTGCCGGCATGGCGTGACACCGAACTGTTCACCCCCCGGGAACGCGCGGCCCTTGCCCTGGCCGAAGCCACCACGTACCTCACTGACGCCACCGCACAGGAAGCCGCATACGCCGAAGCCGGCTTGATCCTCACCGACGACGAGATCTCGGCGGTCACATGGGTGGCGATCACCATGAACGCCTTCAACCGGGTGTCCATCATGAGCAAGCATCCCGTGCGCAGCGCCTCGAAACTTCCCCCCGCCTGA
- a CDS encoding class I SAM-dependent methyltransferase, translating into MSSDDGNLLAEQLAYYRAGAAEYDRPYAEREDLQRLLTVVDDLPVVGDVLELACGTGQWTPLLAARAHSVTAVDAAAEVLAIARARTPAPNVQFIQADVFDWQPPRRYDTVFFAFWLSHVPPWRSPDFWNTVAALLAPRGKAIFIDDGPAAAASEEVITDGPVPAVLRRLEDGSQYRVVKIFHDARKLTGDLTTLGWSVRVRPVDGRIVGIAEPPAGRA; encoded by the coding sequence ATGAGCAGCGATGACGGCAACCTCCTGGCGGAGCAACTCGCCTACTACCGGGCAGGCGCGGCCGAGTACGACCGGCCCTATGCGGAGCGCGAGGACCTGCAGCGATTACTGACCGTAGTCGATGACCTTCCGGTTGTCGGGGATGTGCTGGAGTTGGCCTGCGGAACGGGCCAGTGGACCCCGCTGCTCGCCGCCCGCGCGCATTCGGTGACGGCTGTCGACGCGGCCGCCGAGGTGTTGGCCATCGCCCGTGCGCGTACTCCAGCCCCCAACGTCCAGTTCATTCAGGCCGATGTGTTCGACTGGCAGCCGCCGAGGCGCTACGACACGGTGTTCTTCGCCTTCTGGCTCTCCCATGTCCCGCCGTGGCGGTCGCCCGACTTCTGGAACACCGTCGCCGCCCTGCTTGCGCCGCGCGGCAAAGCGATCTTCATAGACGACGGCCCCGCCGCGGCCGCGAGCGAGGAAGTCATCACAGATGGGCCCGTCCCCGCGGTTTTGCGCCGACTCGAGGACGGCAGCCAGTACCGCGTCGTGAAGATCTTCCACGATGCCCGGAAACTCACGGGCGACCTCACAACACTGGGGTGGTCGGTCCGCGTCCGGCCCGTGGACGGAAGAATCGTCGGCATTGCAGAACCGCCGGCAGGCCGCGCCTGA
- a CDS encoding ABC transporter substrate-binding protein — MSRPTQGLHLPMNSEEDTVSSSRIAVGAGQGRPKPPGARPVRAAAVVAAVMCASVLSACGGSDSSDTDAGGPEKSQDRGPITLASGKDTTGTLQGQLDRWNKQHPDQKVTLVELPESADQQRQQFIQNAQTKSDTYSVLNLDPIWVAEFAANQWIDELPAKEFPLDKMIPAVVKTGEYFGKQYAVPFNTNAGLLFYRKDLLDKAGAQPPTTWDELKQACEKVRKLPEGKGIGCYAGQFDKYEGLTVNFSEAVASAGGSVVDDKGKATVDTEAAKKGLQFLADGFKDGTIPQQASTYKEEDGRRDFQSGKLLFHRQWPYQWTLANAKDGSSEVAGKFGVAALPGLDGPGKSSLGGLDLAVSKFAKNKATALDFIKFFSNEANARTNLKVTSAAPPYTDLYDDPALRKQFPYLATLKESLDTATPRPVVVHYGDATAAIQESAAAALSGSKSVDDALADMQKNLSAAVAAK, encoded by the coding sequence ATGAGCCGGCCGACGCAGGGTCTGCATCTGCCGATGAACAGCGAGGAGGACACCGTGAGTTCTTCGCGGATAGCCGTCGGTGCGGGACAGGGCCGACCGAAACCCCCGGGCGCGAGGCCGGTGCGGGCGGCTGCGGTGGTCGCGGCGGTGATGTGCGCCTCGGTACTCAGCGCATGCGGTGGCTCGGACTCGTCCGACACCGACGCGGGCGGTCCGGAGAAGTCCCAGGACCGCGGCCCGATCACCCTGGCCAGCGGCAAGGACACCACGGGCACCCTGCAGGGCCAGCTCGACCGCTGGAACAAGCAGCACCCCGACCAGAAGGTCACTCTGGTCGAACTCCCGGAGAGCGCCGATCAACAGCGCCAGCAGTTCATCCAGAACGCCCAGACCAAGTCCGACACCTACAGCGTGCTCAACCTCGACCCGATCTGGGTCGCCGAGTTCGCGGCCAACCAGTGGATCGACGAGCTTCCCGCCAAGGAGTTCCCGCTCGACAAGATGATCCCCGCCGTCGTGAAGACCGGCGAGTACTTCGGCAAGCAGTACGCCGTCCCGTTCAACACCAATGCGGGACTGCTCTTCTACCGCAAGGACCTCCTCGACAAGGCCGGCGCCCAACCCCCCACCACCTGGGACGAGTTGAAGCAGGCCTGCGAGAAGGTGCGGAAGCTCCCCGAGGGCAAGGGCATCGGCTGCTACGCCGGACAGTTCGACAAGTACGAGGGACTGACCGTCAACTTCTCCGAGGCCGTGGCCTCCGCCGGCGGCAGCGTCGTCGACGACAAGGGCAAGGCAACCGTCGACACCGAGGCCGCCAAGAAGGGCCTGCAGTTCCTCGCCGACGGGTTCAAGGACGGCACCATTCCCCAACAGGCCTCCACCTACAAGGAGGAGGACGGCCGCCGCGACTTCCAGTCGGGCAAGCTCCTCTTCCACCGTCAGTGGCCCTACCAGTGGACCCTCGCCAACGCCAAGGACGGGTCGAGCGAGGTGGCGGGGAAGTTCGGCGTCGCCGCGCTGCCCGGCCTCGACGGCCCCGGCAAGTCCAGCCTCGGCGGACTCGACCTGGCCGTCAGCAAGTTCGCCAAGAACAAGGCCACCGCCCTCGACTTCATCAAGTTCTTCTCGAACGAGGCCAACGCCAGGACCAATCTCAAGGTCACCTCAGCGGCTCCGCCGTACACCGACCTCTATGACGACCCGGCGCTGCGCAAGCAGTTCCCGTACCTGGCCACCCTCAAGGAGTCCCTGGACACGGCGACGCCACGGCCTGTGGTCGTGCACTACGGCGATGCCACGGCCGCCATCCAGGAGAGTGCCGCGGCCGCGCTGAGCGGTTCCAAGTCGGTCGACGACGCCTTGGCCGATATGCAGAAGAACCTCTCCGCCGCCGTCGCCGCGAAGTAG
- a CDS encoding carbohydrate ABC transporter permease, which yields MSVTTPTPVRKTTSSRPARSSRRAGTAGLAAALLSPTLLVLLLVIGYPVVAALRLSFQVSSESIDPDTGFKVTATSYGADNYASVFSDDRLLRPWWNTTSFALASVTLEVLIGVAMALVMHRAFRGRALVRAAVLVPWAIPTAISGMLWKWIFNSQGVANEILGAQVLWSSDGFQAWLSVVIADTWKTAPFIGLLVLAGLQIIPGELYEAARVDGASAWRVFWRITLPLVRPALVVAVLFRLLDVLRMFDLPYVLVGPRKHSVETLSMIAFDEMTNLRFGTAAAYATVLFLYVAVVALAFVKLFGADLIGRGTRSET from the coding sequence GTGTCCGTCACAACGCCGACGCCGGTGCGCAAGACCACGTCGTCCCGGCCCGCGCGCTCATCGCGCCGGGCCGGGACGGCCGGTCTGGCCGCGGCCCTGCTCTCACCGACGCTGCTCGTCCTCCTCCTGGTCATCGGATACCCCGTGGTGGCGGCCCTGCGGCTGTCCTTCCAGGTGTCCAGCGAGTCCATCGACCCGGACACCGGTTTCAAGGTGACCGCCACCTCCTACGGCGCCGACAACTACGCGTCCGTCTTCTCGGACGACCGGCTGCTGCGGCCCTGGTGGAACACCACGTCGTTCGCCCTGGCCTCGGTCACCCTCGAGGTCCTGATCGGTGTCGCCATGGCCCTGGTCATGCACCGGGCCTTCCGGGGCCGGGCACTCGTCCGCGCCGCCGTCCTCGTGCCCTGGGCCATCCCCACCGCGATCTCCGGCATGCTCTGGAAGTGGATCTTCAACAGCCAAGGGGTCGCCAACGAGATTCTCGGCGCCCAAGTGCTGTGGAGCAGCGACGGGTTCCAGGCCTGGCTCTCGGTGGTCATCGCCGACACCTGGAAGACCGCGCCGTTCATCGGGCTGCTCGTCCTCGCCGGGCTGCAGATCATCCCCGGTGAGCTGTACGAGGCAGCCCGCGTCGACGGCGCCTCCGCGTGGCGCGTCTTCTGGCGGATCACCCTGCCCCTGGTCCGCCCGGCCCTCGTGGTCGCCGTGCTCTTCCGTCTCCTGGACGTCCTGCGCATGTTCGACCTGCCGTACGTCCTGGTGGGGCCGCGAAAACATTCGGTCGAGACACTCTCGATGATCGCCTTCGACGAGATGACCAATCTGCGCTTCGGCACCGCCGCCGCGTACGCGACCGTCCTGTTCCTGTACGTCGCCGTGGTCGCCCTCGCGTTCGTGAAGCTGTTCGGGGCCGATCTGATCGGCCGGGGCACCAGGAGCGAGACATGA
- a CDS encoding carbohydrate ABC transporter permease — protein MSTTTFRLRRSTTVRRGTTRAGRGTAWARRLGIAAIVAYCLAPFYWMVVSSLRRTGDQFSNAPLPAPVSFDNYSAAFDARNGFGRALVNSLVVAGVTTAVTLVVAIFAGYALARLQFRGKTLILTLIIAASMFPPIILVVPLLELFTDAGWINTYQAMIVPSMSFALPLAVWNLTAFFRQMPAELEKAAQVDGCTPAQAFRKVVLPLAAPGVFTTAILVFICAWNEFLIAVSVVNDRQMMTANVIVSLFTGQYKYDQPFGTQMAAGVVVTLPLVVAVLFFQRRIVDGLTAGGLK, from the coding sequence ATGAGCACGACGACCTTCAGGCTTCGGCGGTCCACCACCGTACGGCGTGGCACGACGCGCGCCGGGCGCGGCACGGCGTGGGCCCGCCGTCTGGGCATCGCGGCGATCGTGGCGTACTGCCTCGCGCCCTTCTACTGGATGGTCGTCTCCAGCCTGCGCAGAACGGGCGACCAGTTCTCCAACGCACCGCTGCCCGCACCGGTCTCCTTCGACAACTACTCCGCGGCCTTCGACGCGCGCAACGGATTCGGCCGGGCCCTCGTCAACAGCCTCGTCGTGGCCGGTGTCACCACCGCCGTCACGCTGGTCGTCGCCATCTTCGCCGGATACGCGCTGGCGCGGCTGCAGTTCCGCGGCAAGACACTGATCCTGACGCTGATCATCGCGGCCTCGATGTTCCCGCCGATCATCCTGGTGGTGCCGCTGCTCGAACTCTTCACGGACGCGGGCTGGATCAACACCTACCAGGCGATGATCGTCCCGAGCATGAGCTTCGCCCTGCCGCTCGCCGTCTGGAACCTCACCGCGTTCTTCCGTCAGATGCCCGCGGAGCTGGAGAAGGCCGCGCAGGTCGACGGGTGCACACCCGCGCAGGCGTTCCGCAAGGTCGTGCTCCCGCTCGCCGCACCGGGCGTCTTCACCACGGCGATCCTCGTCTTCATCTGCGCCTGGAATGAATTCCTCATCGCGGTCAGCGTGGTGAATGACCGTCAGATGATGACCGCGAACGTGATCGTGTCGCTGTTCACCGGCCAGTACAAGTACGACCAGCCGTTCGGCACGCAGATGGCGGCCGGGGTCGTGGTGACCCTGCCGCTCGTCGTCGCCGTGTTGTTCTTCCAGCGGCGGATCGTGGACGGACTCACGGCAGGAGGACTGAAATAG